A region of Deinococcus cellulosilyticus NBRC 106333 = KACC 11606 DNA encodes the following proteins:
- a CDS encoding cytochrome c-type biogenesis protein → MRSFLVCAVLLFGSAALAEAPTQNAVNVTDTVQLTPEQEQEARAIAGQIKCPVCKGESLLTSSNDLSRQIYLDIKSQVKNGVGEAQILNYMVSRYGETILLNPPKKGLNWLLWIAPVAVLLGAGWALSGYLKNASRPPVVSSEDLERVNHYLQKEKES, encoded by the coding sequence GTGAGATCCTTTCTCGTGTGTGCAGTGCTGCTCTTTGGGAGTGCTGCACTGGCCGAGGCTCCCACCCAGAACGCTGTGAATGTCACTGACACGGTGCAATTGACCCCTGAGCAGGAACAAGAGGCCAGAGCCATTGCCGGTCAGATCAAGTGCCCGGTGTGCAAAGGGGAATCCCTGCTGACCAGTTCCAACGACCTGTCCCGCCAGATCTACCTGGACATCAAAAGTCAGGTGAAAAACGGCGTTGGCGAAGCACAGATCCTGAATTACATGGTGTCCCGCTATGGTGAAACCATCCTGCTGAATCCTCCCAAAAAAGGCCTGAACTGGCTCTTGTGGATCGCTCCGGTGGCGGTGCTGCTGGGTGCAGGCTGGGCGCTGTCCGGATACCTGAAAAATGCCTCCAGACCTCCAGTGGTGTCCAGTGAAGATCTGGAACGGGTCAACCATTACCTGCAGAAAGAGAAAGAGTCATGA
- a CDS encoding NUDIX hydrolase: protein MPLSRVIPLKRAAHVYLVQDGHLLLVTERMDDGSIFWGLPGGKARDGESLADAAVRQVKEETGLEMFDLEFISLLEGEMLSMTKHAHYANFARFTGKFRGELQPNDPEVLSAEWIPFDQVMQLVRFGPPPEFEERNPLIWVPTQDFLAGNPKAYYPI from the coding sequence ATGCCTCTTTCCCGGGTCATCCCACTCAAACGCGCTGCACACGTCTATCTGGTGCAGGATGGACACCTGCTTCTGGTCACCGAACGCATGGACGATGGGTCCATCTTCTGGGGGCTTCCCGGCGGAAAGGCCAGAGATGGTGAATCCCTGGCCGATGCTGCCGTGCGGCAGGTCAAAGAAGAAACCGGCCTGGAAATGTTCGACCTGGAGTTCATTTCGCTTCTGGAAGGCGAGATGCTCTCCATGACCAAACACGCCCATTACGCCAACTTTGCGCGTTTCACCGGAAAATTCCGTGGTGAATTGCAACCCAATGATCCAGAAGTGCTGTCTGCAGAATGGATTCCGTTCGATCAGGTGATGCAACTGGTTCGTTTTGGACCCCCACCGGAATTCGAGGAGCGCAACCCCCTGATCTGGGTGCCCACCCAGGACTTTCTGGCC
- the yedA gene encoding drug/metabolite exporter YedA — MSPTVLWSLVAVYLIWGSTYFGMRVALTGFPPFLQGGFRYMTAGLILLLFLKLRKTPWPDLRQTLNAAMVGILLTVVGHGMVLYAEQDVSSAVAAVAVGVSPVWAAVWSALWGKAPRGTEWLGLILGVVGIVVLNSGKELAAAPIAMFALILAPMSWSFGTVWSKQLRMPDGVMNTALQIFFGGIASALVGLVLGEKITHVPAQAWVAFWYLVIFGSIIAYNAFMYLVRTVSTPLAMSYAYVNPIVALFVGHFLGGETINLQSILACLLILVAVVLLTRPGQVRAPARTQKSDLPSD; from the coding sequence ATGTCCCCAACGGTCCTGTGGTCTCTGGTTGCGGTCTATCTGATCTGGGGGTCCACCTATTTTGGGATGCGGGTGGCCCTCACTGGTTTTCCTCCCTTCCTGCAGGGGGGCTTCCGTTACATGACTGCAGGGCTGATTCTGCTGCTTTTTCTGAAGCTGCGAAAAACCCCCTGGCCGGACCTGAGGCAGACCCTCAATGCTGCGATGGTGGGCATTCTGCTGACGGTGGTGGGGCATGGCATGGTCCTTTACGCAGAGCAGGACGTCTCGAGTGCGGTTGCCGCAGTTGCTGTGGGTGTTTCCCCTGTCTGGGCCGCAGTGTGGAGCGCCCTGTGGGGCAAAGCGCCGAGAGGCACAGAATGGCTGGGTTTGATCCTTGGCGTGGTGGGCATCGTGGTGCTGAACTCCGGGAAAGAACTTGCGGCAGCCCCCATCGCCATGTTTGCCCTGATCCTGGCTCCCATGAGCTGGTCTTTTGGCACGGTCTGGAGCAAACAGCTCAGGATGCCAGATGGGGTCATGAACACCGCCCTGCAGATCTTTTTTGGTGGAATCGCCAGTGCTCTTGTGGGACTGGTGCTTGGCGAAAAAATCACCCACGTTCCGGCTCAGGCGTGGGTGGCATTCTGGTATCTGGTGATTTTCGGGTCGATCATTGCCTACAACGCATTCATGTACCTTGTCCGAACGGTCAGCACACCCCTGGCAATGAGTTACGCCTATGTGAACCCAATTGTGGCCCTGTTCGTGGGGCATTTTCTGGGAGGGGAGACCATCAACCTGCAAAGCATTCTGGCCTGTCTGCTGATTCTGGTGGCGGTGGTGCTGCTCACCCGCCCTGGCCAGGTGCGGGCTCCAGCCCGGACGCAAAAATCCGACCTTCCTTCAGACTGA
- a CDS encoding BamA/OMP85 family outer membrane protein — protein MLLASPTTIALAQTQDTLQAIQIVGVTGAQEASIKSRLPIYVGSKVTDVKEETIRAAIARLGTFTVTSVTVQNTNTGPVLRIEVRENPKIADIVVTGSTLVDPAAFTKTLQEQYGISKGAQLNTSQLELARARFRQALRDLGLPFLPEVTTAVQEGPAGATITFNVQEAAPVRQVVFQGLTRLPQNEAQAAFADLLKQGTFSSDVYEQSLRNLSEAYQKAGYLGSGADLTRATLNNGILSIPVVELTIGSIDTSLVTPAPTLNVKEGAVFRPSDFNADLQRISEQLGKTVTLQYQQSPSDPTRVDVQLVITDIPAGKIQQVTIEGNTAIPDETLIAALKSKVGQTFSLPQAQEDLLALQRAYREKGFDVVIPENAVGFDGKVLTFKLTEVTIGGYDIKWEGAQRTNEDFVRSQLPAVGSALNADTFRKYLGRLVQGGVVKALNVQPVPTDDPSKVRLAITLQDVPSLNVSPGLTYAPGEGFAGDLQVTDTNLFGIGHQLSASLNFTPNEARQVLGGSVSYGLPYLGTPEQPISGKVTVSSNVTPNVDIKNGTVAIGRQYTERNNQLTVEAATPLNDNVSLSGGVQGEIKQYFLEPGAADSLPDSDPAVTQNLPGRGWTVQAFSSVNADYADSASFPTTGFRASVNASYGFGFEKSNLNWGKVAGGLRGYVDLTPGAPVNLVLAGRVDAGTIIGTAPESALFRVGGSQFDDRFSLKGFDEASFTGKNFFTAGVEARADFGLKTDFLQGMYALGFVDAGDAWTQNDFNMNVGYGLGIQANLGPESFVIPVRMDYAFSNLYPRGKFSIKLGFLF, from the coding sequence ATGTTGCTTGCATCACCCACCACCATTGCCCTCGCCCAGACCCAGGACACTTTACAGGCCATTCAGATCGTTGGTGTCACAGGAGCCCAGGAAGCCAGCATCAAGAGCCGCCTGCCCATCTATGTGGGCTCCAAAGTCACGGACGTCAAAGAAGAGACCATCCGGGCAGCCATTGCCCGTCTGGGGACCTTCACCGTGACCAGTGTCACCGTGCAGAACACCAACACGGGTCCTGTGCTGCGCATTGAAGTCAGAGAGAACCCCAAAATTGCAGACATCGTGGTGACCGGCAGCACCCTGGTTGATCCTGCGGCCTTCACAAAAACCCTGCAGGAGCAGTACGGCATTTCAAAAGGTGCACAGCTCAACACCTCCCAGCTTGAACTCGCCCGCGCACGTTTCCGGCAGGCGTTGCGTGACCTGGGCCTTCCTTTCCTGCCCGAAGTCACCACTGCTGTGCAGGAAGGTCCAGCAGGGGCCACCATCACCTTCAATGTGCAGGAAGCCGCTCCGGTCAGGCAGGTGGTTTTTCAGGGCCTCACCCGCCTGCCCCAGAACGAGGCACAGGCTGCTTTTGCTGACCTGCTGAAGCAGGGCACATTCAGTTCAGACGTGTACGAACAGAGCCTGCGCAACCTCTCCGAGGCCTACCAGAAAGCAGGGTATCTGGGAAGCGGTGCAGACCTGACCCGCGCCACCCTCAACAATGGCATCTTGAGCATCCCCGTGGTGGAACTGACCATCGGGAGCATTGACACCAGTCTGGTGACCCCTGCCCCCACCCTCAATGTCAAAGAAGGGGCTGTGTTCCGTCCCTCTGACTTCAATGCAGATCTGCAGCGCATCAGTGAACAGCTGGGCAAAACCGTAACCTTGCAATACCAGCAGAGCCCCTCTGATCCAACCCGGGTGGATGTGCAACTGGTTATCACGGACATCCCAGCGGGCAAAATCCAGCAGGTGACCATTGAAGGGAACACCGCCATCCCTGATGAAACCCTGATCGCTGCCCTGAAGTCAAAAGTGGGACAGACCTTCAGCCTGCCCCAGGCCCAGGAGGACCTGCTTGCCCTGCAACGCGCTTACCGGGAAAAAGGGTTTGATGTGGTCATCCCCGAGAATGCCGTGGGCTTTGATGGCAAAGTGCTCACCTTCAAATTGACCGAGGTGACCATCGGTGGCTACGACATCAAGTGGGAGGGGGCGCAACGCACCAATGAGGACTTTGTGCGCTCCCAGCTTCCTGCGGTGGGCAGTGCGCTGAATGCTGACACTTTCAGGAAATACCTGGGGCGTCTGGTTCAGGGAGGGGTGGTCAAGGCGCTCAACGTTCAGCCGGTTCCCACCGATGACCCCAGCAAAGTGCGTCTGGCCATCACCCTGCAGGATGTGCCCAGCCTGAACGTCAGCCCGGGTCTGACCTACGCCCCCGGAGAGGGATTTGCCGGAGACCTGCAGGTGACGGACACCAACCTGTTCGGCATCGGGCACCAGCTGAGTGCCAGCCTGAATTTCACCCCCAATGAGGCCAGACAGGTGCTCGGTGGATCGGTGTCTTACGGTCTGCCCTATCTGGGAACCCCTGAACAACCCATCAGCGGAAAGGTCACGGTGTCCAGCAACGTCACCCCCAATGTGGACATCAAAAACGGCACCGTTGCCATCGGACGCCAGTACACCGAGCGCAACAACCAGCTCACGGTGGAGGCTGCCACCCCCCTGAACGACAACGTATCGCTCAGTGGAGGTGTGCAGGGTGAAATCAAACAATATTTCCTGGAACCAGGGGCAGCAGACAGCCTGCCCGACAGCGATCCTGCAGTCACCCAGAACCTGCCTGGTCGGGGCTGGACCGTGCAGGCCTTCTCCAGTGTCAATGCCGATTACGCAGACAGTGCCAGCTTCCCGACCACGGGTTTCCGGGCTTCCGTGAATGCCAGCTATGGGTTTGGCTTCGAGAAAAGCAACCTCAACTGGGGCAAGGTGGCAGGCGGCCTGAGGGGCTACGTGGACCTGACCCCTGGGGCTCCCGTGAACCTCGTGCTTGCGGGTCGGGTGGATGCCGGGACCATCATCGGCACGGCCCCTGAATCTGCCCTGTTCCGGGTGGGGGGCAGCCAGTTCGATGACCGCTTCAGCCTGAAAGGTTTTGATGAGGCCAGTTTCACAGGCAAGAACTTCTTCACGGCAGGGGTGGAGGCCCGGGCAGATTTCGGCCTGAAGACCGATTTCCTGCAAGGGATGTATGCTCTGGGCTTTGTGGATGCTGGAGATGCCTGGACCCAGAATGATTTCAACATGAATGTGGGCTACGGTCTGGGAATTCAGGCCAACCTGGGACCGGAAAGTTTTGTGATCCCTGTGCGCATGGATTACGCTTTCTCAAACCTGTATCCAAGAGGGAAATTCTCCATCAAGCTGGGCTTCCTGTTCTGA
- a CDS encoding c-type cytochrome, protein MIYLILALAALMLAVVLLPTSRKAVTSTEDTQRSDLLEERDLLVSELRDLSTQSLPEAERERAELTFKARLARVLRALDELPPAPSGVTLSRPAHLPALLVTLLCASLLIGGGFTFFQSWRYMGVGDAEAKQLQNVLKLPELQSKASRSQNPEDIRAYARAAFDAGKFRESAQAYGDLINLTRDTKDAEALRRLGVFMSTNEKFRAQGLGLVQLSVQLEPKEPEGYLLLGYTYVNNGAPQEALDAFLKFRDLRPMSLEADEQIAQLRSALGQNASGEELFAQNCSSCHGTQGEGKTAPSLLSSAAIRDEAALRNIIQNGVGSMPAFPELKGKTLDALVQYTQSLQK, encoded by the coding sequence ATGATTTACCTGATTCTGGCCCTGGCTGCCCTCATGCTGGCGGTGGTGCTGCTTCCCACCAGTCGCAAGGCCGTCACCTCCACCGAAGACACCCAGCGCAGCGACCTGCTGGAAGAGCGGGACCTGCTGGTCAGCGAGTTGCGGGACCTCAGCACCCAGAGCCTGCCTGAGGCAGAGCGTGAGCGTGCAGAACTGACCTTCAAGGCCAGACTGGCCCGGGTACTCAGGGCACTGGATGAACTTCCTCCTGCTCCTTCTGGCGTGACCCTGAGTCGTCCGGCCCACCTCCCTGCCCTGCTGGTCACGCTGCTGTGCGCTTCTCTTTTGATCGGCGGTGGATTCACCTTCTTCCAGAGCTGGCGTTACATGGGTGTGGGAGATGCAGAGGCGAAACAACTGCAGAACGTCCTGAAGCTGCCTGAGCTGCAATCGAAAGCCAGCCGTTCCCAGAACCCCGAAGACATCCGTGCCTATGCCAGGGCAGCTTTCGATGCAGGAAAATTCCGGGAGTCTGCGCAGGCTTACGGAGACCTGATCAACCTGACCCGAGACACCAAAGATGCCGAAGCCCTCAGGCGTCTCGGGGTGTTCATGTCCACCAATGAGAAGTTCCGTGCCCAGGGGCTCGGTCTGGTGCAACTGTCGGTTCAGCTTGAGCCCAAAGAGCCCGAAGGATACCTGCTGCTGGGTTACACCTACGTCAACAATGGAGCCCCTCAGGAAGCTCTGGACGCCTTTCTGAAGTTCCGTGACCTGCGCCCGATGAGCCTGGAGGCCGATGAGCAGATTGCCCAGCTGAGGTCAGCTCTGGGCCAGAACGCCTCTGGAGAAGAGCTTTTCGCCCAGAATTGCTCCAGCTGTCACGGCACCCAGGGTGAAGGCAAAACCGCTCCCAGCCTGCTCAGCAGTGCGGCCATTCGTGACGAAGCAGCCCTCAGGAACATCATTCAGAACGGTGTGGGCTCCATGCCTGCCTTCCCGGAATTGAAAGGGAAAACTCTGGATGCCCTCGTTCAGTACACCCAGAGCCTGCAGAAATGA
- a CDS encoding TlpA family protein disulfide reductase, which translates to MKRWIGPIIVVLVVALLGYGLLKEDDTPSSPIVDRPAPEFTLKSLEGQEYQLSKLKGRPVVINFWASWCLPCRVEAPVYRTLTQQAGDQVEFLGIAFNDDQKKAQAFQEEFGLKLPILWDPGSRVAIDYGVAQIPVTLVLDQNGTIVYRHLGEVDLETMQGVLSRLGVKL; encoded by the coding sequence ATGAAACGCTGGATTGGCCCCATCATTGTGGTGCTCGTTGTTGCCCTTCTCGGGTACGGCCTCCTCAAGGAAGATGACACCCCCAGCAGTCCCATCGTGGACAGGCCTGCACCAGAATTCACCCTGAAGAGCCTTGAAGGGCAAGAATACCAGCTCAGCAAGTTGAAAGGCCGTCCCGTGGTGATCAACTTCTGGGCCTCCTGGTGCCTGCCCTGCCGGGTTGAAGCGCCTGTCTACCGCACCCTGACCCAGCAGGCTGGAGACCAGGTGGAGTTTCTGGGCATTGCCTTCAACGACGACCAGAAGAAAGCCCAGGCTTTTCAGGAAGAATTCGGCCTGAAGCTCCCCATCCTGTGGGACCCGGGCTCCAGGGTGGCCATCGATTACGGGGTTGCACAGATTCCCGTGACCCTGGTGCTTGATCAGAACGGCACCATCGTGTACCGCCACCTCGGTGAGGTGGATCTGGAAACCATGCAGGGTGTGCTGTCCAGACTCGGGGTGAAGCTGTGA
- a CDS encoding Rieske 2Fe-2S domain-containing protein codes for MSEPKVTRRKLLEYWWVLPVAGTFGAFGGMFWYASNVTFGKKQPKSLNFKAGEVKFVADASDLKNAFDSLEFTYAGVPCVLMQLPEATAASVSLEDRHFAAYSRICTHLGCPVQPLRDQEATALTFNYRIKHPMLGCHCHYSIFDPLQEGKSVFGKALHPLPRVKLSLKEGRIFASGLEPAPGQGG; via the coding sequence ATGAGTGAACCGAAAGTCACCCGACGCAAACTCCTGGAATACTGGTGGGTGCTGCCCGTGGCCGGAACTTTCGGAGCCTTTGGAGGCATGTTCTGGTATGCCTCCAATGTGACCTTTGGGAAAAAGCAGCCTAAATCCCTCAACTTCAAGGCTGGAGAAGTCAAGTTCGTGGCCGATGCCTCTGACCTGAAAAATGCGTTTGACAGCCTGGAATTCACCTATGCAGGGGTGCCCTGTGTCCTGATGCAGCTTCCAGAAGCCACTGCTGCCAGTGTTTCGCTGGAGGACAGGCATTTTGCGGCGTACTCCCGGATCTGCACGCACCTGGGCTGTCCGGTACAACCCCTCAGGGACCAGGAGGCCACTGCCCTGACCTTCAATTACCGCATCAAGCACCCGATGCTGGGCTGCCACTGCCATTACAGCATCTTCGACCCCCTTCAGGAAGGAAAAAGCGTGTTCGGCAAGGCCCTCCATCCCCTTCCCAGAGTGAAACTCAGTCTGAAGGAAGGTCGGATTTTTGCGTCCGGGCTGGAGCCCGCACCTGGCCAGGGCGGGTGA